The DNA window GTAAGACAACAACCATCGCCAAGGTGGCCAGGTACTTCATGAGGATGGGTCTTGAACCTGTTATGGCTGCAGCAGACACTTTCCGTGCCGGGGCGATAGAGCAGATACATGAACACGCAGATAAACTTGGTGTTAAAATTATAAGCCATCGAAAGGGAGCTGATCCTGCTGCAGTGGCCTTCGATGCCGTATCCCATGCGAAGGCTCAGGGTAAGGATGTTGTCCTCATAGACACGGCTGGGAGAATGCAGACAAACGTCAATCTCATGGATGAGATGGCCAAGATAAAGAGGGTTGTGAAGCCTGACCTCATAGTATTTGTTGGTGATGCCCTTACAGGTAACGACGCCATTGAACAGGCAACAAAATTTGATGAAACCGTGGGCATAGATGCCGTTATCCTCACCAAGGCTGATGCCGATGCCCGTGGCGGAGCAGCCCTATCCATAGGTTACATGATCCGTAAACCAATAATATTCCTCGGTACAGGGCAGGGATACGATGACATCATGGAATTCCGGCCTGAATGGATGGCCGATCAGCTGTTTACCTGACCTGATTATCAGCTTTATTAGCAGTCATCCCTCCACATCATCCAAAAATTTTTATACAATGCGATCCATTTTTATACAATGCGATCTCCACTTCCCATAGAGGGTGGGCTCAAGATGACTGCAAGGATACTGCTGGTTGAGGATGAGGCAATAACTGCAATGGACCTCCAGAGGAAACTGGAATTTCAGGGATACGATGTGACTGGAATTGCACACAGCGGGGAGGCTGCAGTTGAACTTGCAGAGAAACACCGGCCAGACCTTATTCTCATGGACATAATCCTCAGGGGCCCCATGAGTGGAGTGGAAGCTGCAGATAAGATAAAAGAGCTTGATATACCCGTTGTTTTTCTATCAGCACACTCCGAGGAATCCACGATGGAGAGTGCCGGAGAGGTTGAGCCATACGGTTACCTCATAAAGCCATTTGATGAGAAGGAACTCTTTTTCACAATAGAACTGGCCATCCAGAGGCACAGAAGCGAAAGGAAGATAAGAAAACTCAACCGTTCCCTTAGGATGCTAAGTGACTGTAACCAGGCCATAGTCAGGATCAAGGATACTGAAGAACTCTTAAGGGAGATATGCAGGATCATGGTTGATGTGGGCGGTTACAGGATGGCCTGGATAGGATTTAAGGAGGATGATGAATTCAGATCCGTCCGTCCGGTTGCAGATTATGGGTTCCATGATGGATACCTCGACTCAATAAGGGTGAGCTGGGGTGAGGGCAGGTACAGCGAGGGACCCACAGGAAGGTCCATAAAGGAGGGGAAATCCGTAATTATAAGGGATACAGAGAATGATCCATCATTCGCGCCGTGGAGGGATGAGGCCATTGACAGGGGGTACATGTCTGTTATGGGACTTCCCATCAGGGTCAGGGGCGAGAATATCGGAGCCCTCACCGTTTACTCCTCAGAGAAGGATTCATTCGACCCTGAGGAGGTGGAACTCCTGGGTGAACTTGCAGGTGACATATCATTCCGCCTTGAATCTGAAATCGTCCTGGGTGAAATGGAGAAAAGGATAGCTGAACTTGAAACAAGGGAGAAGTTGTTCAGGAAAATTTTTGAGTCAACCCCTCTGGCCATACTCAACTTCAGAATTGGGGATGATATCCGGATTGATGAACTAAATAGAGCAGCCTCAATCTTAACCGGCCTGGAAACTGCAGGTGGTGAGAGCATTGAGGATGTGCTCAGCGGTCTTCAGGAGGATGAT is part of the Methanothermobacter sp. K4 genome and encodes:
- the ftsY gene encoding signal recognition particle-docking protein FtsY — protein: MFESLKKKFTETVGKITEKVSSGAEAPSEGEKVSPEESSPEPVAADATQKIETENPIPEAEDNETEDRSDEEGSGFLSFFREKKISEKDVEDVLWELEMALLESDVALEVAERIVEELREELVGKKVKRSTEISDYTREALKKAVMDVLSVDGVKIRELAEKRKPLVIMFVGINGTGKTTTIAKVARYFMRMGLEPVMAAADTFRAGAIEQIHEHADKLGVKIISHRKGADPAAVAFDAVSHAKAQGKDVVLIDTAGRMQTNVNLMDEMAKIKRVVKPDLIVFVGDALTGNDAIEQATKFDETVGIDAVILTKADADARGGAALSIGYMIRKPIIFLGTGQGYDDIMEFRPEWMADQLFT
- a CDS encoding GAF domain-containing protein gives rise to the protein MRSPLPIEGGLKMTARILLVEDEAITAMDLQRKLEFQGYDVTGIAHSGEAAVELAEKHRPDLILMDIILRGPMSGVEAADKIKELDIPVVFLSAHSEESTMESAGEVEPYGYLIKPFDEKELFFTIELAIQRHRSERKIRKLNRSLRMLSDCNQAIVRIKDTEELLREICRIMVDVGGYRMAWIGFKEDDEFRSVRPVADYGFHDGYLDSIRVSWGEGRYSEGPTGRSIKEGKSVIIRDTENDPSFAPWRDEAIDRGYMSVMGLPIRVRGENIGALTVYSSEKDSFDPEEVELLGELAGDISFRLESEIVLGEMEKRIAELETREKLFRKIFESTPLAILNFRIGDDIRIDELNRAASILTGLETAGGESIEDVLSGLQEDDLNEITRAAKRGEDSRWKRLQYRNDDSVKSLELRTVKTSRDTVTVFLIDLPPAEN